A region from the Ferroacidibacillus organovorans genome encodes:
- the metK gene encoding methionine adenosyltransferase — protein sequence MAKRRLFTSESVTEGHPDKICDQISDALLDAFLKQDPYSRVACETSVTTGLVLVAGEVTTEGYVDIPRVVRETIRSLGYTRAKYGFDADTCAVITSIDEQSPDIAMGVNKALEARSGEMSDEDIEAIGAGDQGLMFGFAVDETEELMPLPVSLAHNLARRLSEVRKQRLVSYLRPDGKTQVTVEYEDDRPVRVDTIVISTQHHPLVDKETIERDLKRLVVEVVVPRHLLDENTKYFINPTGRFVIGGPQGDAGLTGRKIIVDTYGGYARHGGGAFSGKDPTKVDRSGAYAARYVAKNIVAAGLAHKCEVQIAYAIGVARPVSIMVDTFGTGTLEDEKIAALVSEHFDLRPAGIIRALDLRRPIYHQTAAYGHFGRKDLDLPWERTDRADALRAAAQR from the coding sequence ATGGCGAAACGCCGTTTATTTACATCCGAATCCGTAACTGAAGGACATCCCGATAAAATATGCGATCAGATTTCCGATGCGTTGCTTGATGCGTTCTTAAAACAAGATCCATATTCGCGCGTAGCTTGTGAAACTTCTGTGACGACGGGACTCGTCTTGGTGGCGGGTGAGGTGACGACAGAGGGATACGTCGATATCCCGCGCGTTGTTCGCGAGACCATTCGCAGTCTTGGCTATACGCGCGCCAAGTACGGTTTTGACGCAGACACATGCGCTGTGATCACGTCGATTGACGAACAGTCGCCGGATATCGCGATGGGTGTCAACAAGGCGCTTGAGGCGCGCTCGGGCGAGATGTCTGATGAGGATATTGAGGCGATCGGTGCGGGCGATCAGGGGCTTATGTTCGGGTTTGCGGTCGATGAGACGGAAGAACTGATGCCGCTGCCGGTGTCGCTTGCGCACAACCTTGCGCGTCGTCTCTCTGAGGTGCGCAAGCAGCGCCTGGTGTCATATCTTCGTCCGGACGGCAAGACGCAGGTGACGGTGGAGTATGAGGACGATCGCCCGGTTCGCGTGGACACGATTGTGATCTCGACGCAGCACCACCCGCTTGTGGATAAAGAGACGATTGAGCGGGATTTGAAGCGGCTTGTGGTGGAAGTGGTTGTGCCGCGTCATTTGCTCGATGAAAACACGAAGTATTTTATCAATCCGACGGGGCGCTTTGTCATTGGCGGACCGCAGGGCGACGCGGGACTCACGGGCCGCAAGATCATCGTCGATACGTATGGCGGCTACGCGCGTCACGGCGGTGGCGCGTTCTCGGGCAAGGATCCGACGAAAGTCGACCGTTCAGGTGCCTATGCGGCGCGCTATGTCGCAAAAAATATCGTGGCAGCGGGGCTCGCGCACAAGTGCGAGGTGCAGATTGCGTATGCGATTGGCGTCGCGCGTCCAGTCTCGATCATGGTCGATACGTTTGGCACGGGTACGCTTGAGGATGAAAAGATTGCCGCGCTTGTCTCGGAGCACTTTGATTTGCGCCCGGCGGGAATCATTCGCGCGCTTGACCTGCGCCGACCGATCTATCACCAGACGGCAGCTTACGGTCACTTTGGGCGCAAGGATCTCGACCTACCGTGGGAGCGTACGGATCGCGCGGACGCCTTGCGGGCGGCTGCACAACGCTGA
- a CDS encoding peptidoglycan-binding protein: MSVFPSIRLGSKGHYVRLLQADLNGLALNYNGFALDGYFDQKTSDAVKNFQDRFSLNRDGIVRNSTWKVLVDNVLAVQKLLNQNGYHAGHADGWFGAATTAAVIAFQRAHGIYPSGIVDPRTRQALFNPHDKDHYQDRPTSAALESLNPHVAAMARRFLALTREHHMDVRIYTAFRSWSDEDRLFAQGRWTPGPIVTNARGGDSYHNWGLAFDAAPFENGAMTTDVSKFRLMGQLGKQAGLQWGGDFKSIVDYPHFQDTFGLNTWDLLNGVRPPGE, from the coding sequence ATGTCTGTATTTCCGTCGATTCGCTTGGGCTCAAAAGGGCACTATGTCCGTCTCTTGCAGGCTGATTTGAATGGTCTGGCGCTCAATTATAACGGATTTGCACTGGATGGATACTTTGACCAGAAAACGAGCGACGCAGTCAAGAATTTTCAGGATCGGTTTTCTTTGAACCGCGATGGCATCGTCCGGAACAGCACATGGAAGGTGCTCGTGGATAATGTGTTGGCGGTGCAGAAGCTGCTGAACCAGAATGGATATCACGCGGGCCACGCGGATGGCTGGTTTGGCGCCGCCACGACTGCGGCTGTCATCGCCTTTCAAAGGGCGCACGGCATCTACCCGTCGGGCATTGTGGACCCGCGCACGAGACAAGCCCTTTTTAATCCACACGACAAAGATCACTATCAGGATCGCCCGACTTCCGCTGCGCTTGAATCGCTCAATCCGCATGTGGCGGCGATGGCCAGGCGGTTTTTAGCGTTGACGCGGGAACATCATATGGATGTGCGGATCTACACAGCCTTTCGCAGTTGGAGTGACGAGGATCGACTGTTTGCGCAAGGGCGGTGGACGCCAGGCCCGATTGTCACAAATGCGCGCGGTGGAGACTCGTATCACAATTGGGGGTTGGCGTTTGACGCGGCGCCGTTTGAAAACGGCGCGATGACGACGGATGTCTCGAAGTTTCGGTTGATGGGACAGCTCGGAAAGCAGGCGGGACTTCAGTGGGGCGGTGATTTTAAGAGCATCGTCGACTATCCTCATTTCCAGGACACGTTTGGGCTGAACACGTGGGATCTTTTGAATGGCGTCAGACCGCCTGGGGAATAG
- a CDS encoding alpha/beta-type small acid-soluble spore protein, which yields MASGFTQVVKGAHKALDDLKYEIAGELGLPVHQGSEDYWGNVMTRDAGTVGGHMTRKLVAFGQLALTGSQSEGN from the coding sequence ATGGCGAGTGGATTCACGCAAGTGGTCAAGGGTGCGCATAAGGCGCTCGATGATCTGAAATATGAAATCGCGGGTGAATTGGGTCTCCCCGTCCATCAGGGCAGTGAGGATTATTGGGGGAACGTGATGACGCGCGACGCGGGAACGGTGGGCGGTCATATGACGCGCAAGCTTGTGGCGTTTGGCCAACTGGCGTTAACCGGGAGCCAGTCGGAAGGAAATTGA
- a CDS encoding LCP family protein, with protein sequence MNETFLRFVRKMAALTMLCSALFISGPRALAAGGLSVGRVAQSGASFVPMKAHPFSLLLVGLDRDPESPFAWRHQELQADALVLLTARPDTGVVDALHIPRDTRVVDARGRYQKINGLLLSSGSGGLKRAVEHLTHQRISAMMSLDFSSFRRVMAHLGPLPFHVDREMDSPEGVHVHKGWQRLSPQAALAVVRFRHEPLGDIGRVHRQSRFLRALIWHVGRLPYPVFAACVKLTTTDLTPGATRQLYDALQGLRAYHAHTVPGNFSVGSPSYWLVDQGAMAAWREECSEEMGAIPVLSHPLEHAARGDADDGRDHSL encoded by the coding sequence TTGAATGAGACTTTTTTGCGTTTTGTGCGTAAGATGGCGGCGCTGACCATGCTTTGTTCTGCGCTTTTTATCAGCGGACCGCGCGCGCTTGCTGCAGGCGGCCTGTCCGTGGGGCGAGTTGCGCAGTCGGGTGCGTCTTTTGTTCCGATGAAAGCGCATCCTTTTTCGCTGCTTCTCGTCGGCCTCGACCGCGACCCGGAGAGTCCCTTCGCGTGGCGCCATCAGGAGCTGCAGGCTGACGCGCTCGTCCTGCTTACGGCGCGTCCGGATACGGGTGTTGTCGATGCGCTACATATACCTCGCGATACGCGTGTCGTTGACGCGCGCGGGAGGTACCAGAAGATCAACGGTCTGTTGCTTTCGTCAGGCTCAGGGGGACTCAAGCGCGCGGTTGAGCATTTGACGCATCAGCGGATAAGTGCCATGATGTCGCTTGATTTTTCCTCGTTTCGAAGAGTCATGGCGCACCTTGGGCCGCTGCCGTTTCATGTGGATCGCGAGATGGATTCACCGGAAGGCGTGCACGTGCACAAAGGCTGGCAGCGTCTGTCTCCACAGGCGGCGCTCGCAGTTGTCCGCTTTCGCCACGAGCCGCTAGGGGATATCGGACGGGTTCATCGGCAGTCGCGCTTTTTGCGCGCGTTGATCTGGCATGTGGGGAGGCTTCCTTATCCGGTGTTTGCGGCATGTGTGAAACTGACGACGACGGATCTAACGCCTGGTGCGACGCGTCAATTGTATGATGCTCTACAGGGGCTTCGCGCATATCACGCGCATACAGTACCGGGCAATTTCAGTGTGGGTAGCCCGAGCTATTGGCTGGTCGATCAGGGTGCGATGGCCGCGTGGCGTGAGGAGTGCAGCGAAGAAATGGGGGCCATTCCAGTTCTTTCTCACCCGCTTGAGCACGCGGCGCGCGGTGACGCGGATGACGGGCGCGACCACTCTTTGTAG
- a CDS encoding WecB/TagA/CpsF family glycosyltransferase: protein MKQPDGTVLRILNVPFATYTENEVIARCTDYAMDQNPHVVITAGPEFVMHTRRDQALLPLLEGADLITPDGIGIVLAARLHGHSDLERVTGVTLAEKLLAQSAERGFRVFLLGASPESNAKALNAVRASYPELAVAGRNGYFDAADVPMILDEIRAFHPQILLVGLGQPRQERFIWEYRDALSVPLMIGVGGTIDILAGTVKRAPVLFQRMHLEWFYRLLADPKRWRRQLALPQFAYLAYQERLRKGS, encoded by the coding sequence GTGAAACAGCCAGACGGGACTGTGCTACGCATTTTGAATGTTCCATTTGCAACCTATACAGAGAATGAAGTCATCGCGCGTTGTACAGACTATGCCATGGATCAAAACCCGCATGTGGTCATCACGGCGGGGCCTGAGTTTGTGATGCACACGCGCCGCGATCAGGCCCTTTTGCCGCTGCTCGAAGGTGCGGATCTGATCACGCCGGATGGGATCGGCATTGTGCTTGCCGCGCGCCTTCACGGCCATTCTGATCTCGAGCGGGTGACGGGTGTCACGCTTGCAGAGAAGCTGCTCGCGCAAAGTGCCGAGCGCGGGTTTCGCGTCTTTCTTCTCGGCGCGTCGCCGGAGTCAAACGCAAAGGCGCTGAACGCCGTCAGAGCGTCGTACCCGGAACTTGCCGTCGCTGGACGCAACGGTTACTTTGACGCGGCGGATGTGCCTATGATCCTCGATGAGATTCGGGCGTTTCACCCACAGATTCTCCTCGTGGGGCTTGGTCAACCGCGGCAGGAGCGCTTTATTTGGGAGTATCGCGATGCGCTGTCTGTTCCGCTGATGATCGGAGTGGGTGGAACCATTGACATTTTAGCGGGCACGGTCAAACGTGCGCCAGTGCTGTTTCAGCGGATGCATCTGGAGTGGTTCTATCGGCTCCTTGCGGACCCGAAACGGTGGCGTCGACAGTTGGCGCTGCCCCAGTTTGCGTATCTGGCGTACCAAGAACGGCTGCGTAAGGGGTCTTGA